From a region of the Penaeus vannamei isolate JL-2024 chromosome 2, ASM4276789v1, whole genome shotgun sequence genome:
- the LOC113813343 gene encoding putative nuclease HARBI1 yields MTRANYPLDPSSRRSGMPTSTWGPSGDFSAIFAPLAEIDFKCVSCVTVASSMSYVFSLSVPPQLQLLVCLRYLATGSFQLSMADCSQMPKTSVCKFVGLTATAIASLASEYIKFPDARDVAANIQKFQMIAGMPGVIGCIDGSHIPIRGPGGNDAELYRCRKGYFSINMQDICDAHLKFMNIIASWPGSVHDSRIFENSHVCHILEQGNHPGYLLGDSGYPCRSYLLTPVQGPTTDKERRYNTAHTKTRNVIERAFGVLKRRFACLSQPVRTKLETKKTHQKLERLMSHMNILMLKRFMQILQMVPFINDTTSSATRLEIFAIEAKACCASLAASLTALHVSLRWCCFFC; encoded by the exons ATGACAAGAGCGAACTACCCTCTCGATCCGTCTTCGAGACGTTCGGGTATGCCCACGTCCACCTG gggaccttctggtgatttttcggcgattttcgcccctcttgccgaaattgactttaagtGCGTGTCCTGTGTTACAGTCGCGTCCAGCATGAGTTACGTGTTCA GTTTAAGTGTTCCACCTCAGCTTCAGCTCCTGGTATGTTTGCGATATCTGGCAACTGGAAGCTTCCAACTGAGCATGGCAGATTGCTCACAAATGCCAAAAACCTCTGTGTGCAAGTTTGTTGGTCTGACTGCCACTGCTATTGCGTCCTTAGCCTCAGAATACATCAAGTTCCCGGACGCAAGAGATGTGGCTGCAAACATCCAGAAGTTCCAGATGATAGCAGGGATGCCTGGAGTTATTGGCTGTATAGATGGATCACATATTCCCATCAGAGGACCAGGAGGAAATGATGCAGAACTCTACCGCTGCCGAAAAGGATACTTTTCCATTAATATGCAGGATATATGTGATGCACATTTAAAGTTCATGAACATTATTGCTAGCTGGCCAGGCAGTGTGCATGACAGCAGAATTTTTGAAAATTCTCATGTGTGCCATATCCTCGAGCAAGGAAATCATCCTGGATACTTGCTTGGAGACAGTGGGTACCCTTGTCGTAGCTACCTTTTAACACCTGTCCAGGGACCTACAACTGACAAAGAGAGACGCTACAACACAGCTCACACAAAGACCAGAAATGTAATTGAACGCGCCTTTGGAGTTCTGAAAAGACGCTTTGCTTGCCTCAGCCAGCCTGTTCGTACAAAGctggaaactaaaaaa ACCCACCAGAAATTGGAGAGACTGATGAGTCACATGAACATCTTGATGCTCAAGAGGTTCATGCAAATATTGCAAATGGTGCCTTTTAT AAATGATACCACTTCATCAGCCACCCGCTTGGAGATATTTGCAATAGAGGCAAAGGCATGTTGTGCTTCTTTGGCAGCTTCCCTAACAGCACTGCATGTTTCTCTACGCTGGTGCTGTTTCTTCTGTTAG
- the LOC138865657 gene encoding uncharacterized protein, with protein sequence MYYPFMYKPFMYKPYMYRPFMFNPFMYNPFMYYPFMRNPFMYNSFMYRPFVYKPMYKPFMYKPFMYKPFMRNPFMYNSFTYKFFVYKPFMYYPFMYNSFTYKPFTYKPFMYKPFVCKPFLYNPFPRSRIKRILSAHHTRE encoded by the coding sequence ATGTACTACCCTTTCATGTACAAGCCTTTCATGTACAAGCCTTACATGTACAGGCCTTTCATGTTCAACCCTTTCATGTACAACCCTTTCATGTACTACCCTTTCATGCGCAACCCTTTCATGTACAACTCTTTCATGTACAGGCCTTTCGTGTACAAGCCTATGTACAAGCCTTTCATGTACAAGCCTTTCATGTACAAGCCTTTCATGCGCAACCCTTTCATGTACAACTCTTTCACGTACAAGTTTTTCGTGTACAAGCCTTTCATGTACTACCCTTTCATGTACAACTCTTTCACGTACAAGCCTTTCACGTACAAGCCTTTCATGTACAAGCCTTTCGTGTGCAAGCCTTTCCTGTACAACCCTTTCCCAAGATCTAGAATAAAGAGAATTCTTAGCGCTCATCACACCAGGGAGTAG